From one Nycticebus coucang isolate mNycCou1 chromosome 14, mNycCou1.pri, whole genome shotgun sequence genomic stretch:
- the LOC128565989 gene encoding LOW QUALITY PROTEIN: programmed cell death protein 2-like (The sequence of the model RefSeq protein was modified relative to this genomic sequence to represent the inferred CDS: inserted 1 base in 1 codon) — protein MAAVRKPVLLGLRDTAVYGSPTGPDAWTGSKLGGVPDAVPGEEAPRPACEHCRQPLALVVQVYCPLEASPFHPLLPVFACVCPTCGHEGARRWKVFRSQCLQVGEKDARDSQKQENGFDGEDWCEGAADWGSDIEEVPSPQLTLDFGNDPHSARDRDWTIQLQGLQLQDAVRGAVQAAPPEELGASSPAVPHFLPYYICVADEDDYRDSASLAHAHSLLRDHQQREGIAXEQLLSQSISSDGDEKYEKTVIKSGDQMFYKFMKRIAACQEQILRYSWSGEPPFLTCPMAEVTELPACSHCGGQRTFEFQLMPALVSMLRCANLGVSVEFGTVLVYTCEKSCWPQSHQTPMEEFCIKEEDPDELLFK, from the exons ATGGCGGCCGTCCGGAAGCCAGTGCTGCTTGGGCTTCGAGACACCGCGGTGTACGGCAGCCCCACGGGACCGGACGCCTGGACTGGTAGCAAGCTGGGCGGCGTTCCGGATGCTGTGCCCGGCGAAGAGGCGCCGAGGCCGGCGTGTGAACACTGCAGGCAGCCGCTCGCCCTGGTCGTGCAGGTCTACTGCCCGCTGGAAGCCTCCCCGTTTCATCCGTTACTGCCCGTGTTCGCTTGTGTTTGCCCCACCTGCGGCCACGAGGGGGCGCGCCGCTGGAAGGTGTTCCGCTCTCAGTGCCTGCAGGTGGGAGAGAAAGACGCGCGGGACTCTCAGAAACAGGAAAATGGCTTTGATGGTGAGGACTGGTGTGAAGGTGCCGCTGACTGGGGAAGTGACATTGAGGAGGTGCCTTCCCCACAGCTTACCTTGGATTTTGGAAATGATCCCCACAGTGCCAGAGACAGAGACTGGACCATCCAGCTGCAGGGCCTTCAGCTGCAGGATGCAGTCCGGGGTGCAGTTCAGGCCGcacctcctgaggagctgggggcCTCGTCCCCTGCGGTGCCGCACTTCCTGCCCTACTACATCTGCGTGGCAGATGAGGATGACTATAGGGACTCTGCCAGCCTAGCTCATGCGCATAGCCTTCTCAGGGACCATCAACAGAGAGAGGGAATTG CTGAACAGTTGCTTTCCCAAAGTATTTCTAGTGATGGTGATGAAAAATACGAGAAGACTGTAATTAAAAGTGGAGATCAGATGTTTTACAAATTCATGAAGAGAATTGCTGCTTGTCAGGAGCAAATCTTGAGGTATTCCTGGAGTGGAGAGCCACCCTTTCTGACCTGTCCTATGGCAGAAGTCACTGAGCTTCCAGCCTGCAGCCACTGTGGAGGCCAAAGGACATTTGAGTTTCAACTTATGCCAGCGTTGGTCAGCATGCTCAGGTGTGCTAATTTAGGTGTCTCTGTGGAATTTGGAACAGTTCTAGTTTACACATGTGAGAAGAGTTGTTGGCCTCAAAGTCATCAGACTCCTATGGAAGAATTTTGTATTAAAGAAGAAGACCCAGATGAACTATTATTTAAgtag